TGGAAAGCCAGAGAGTATCAATATGTTCCCTACCTTTCTGGTGCGTAGCTTGGGGTTGGAGTCCTTGAATTTGTACCAGATGGACTTGAGGATGGAGGCGAAGGGGGTGACTCCGATTCCAGCGCCAACCAGCATGGCGACTTCGTAGTCAAACACATCCTCACTGGCCGTACCAAAGGGTCCATCCACACCCATTCAGAGGGACAGGTCAAAGGTCAAGCCATCACAAACAGGATAGGAGGGCAGAAATATTTGACCAGCTAAACCTAATTAATTCCTATGCATTCAGGAATGGTTTCCAACTTAATCTGTGCATGTAACTTGGACCTTTCACAGAAATCATGCATTGATGCCCCTTATCCTCCCCATCAACAAAGATGAGGAGCTTGCTGCTACATTATAAGCCTGTCTGCTTTTCTATAAAGAAAACTTACTTCGGTCCCTGAGCCCCCTCAGGGAGCTGCTCCACGATGCTGATGAGTTTCTGGGTCCAGTCACCTACAGAGCGAATGTGCACGCTGAAGAAGTCCTCCTCGGGGGCAGAGGTCATGGTGAAGGGGTGCCACTCCAGCTGGGAGATGGCTGGGCAGTTGAGGAAGACGTACTGGCCCACGTCCATTTTGAAACCATTCTTCACCAGCTGCAGTTCCAGTACTTTGGACGGCCGAATCACTATCTAAGAGGGGAGCGTTAGAGAAACAGATATTGATTATCTGgtcatggaaaggaaaatacaattATTGTCAATTACACagaatagttagtagttactgcaGTGCACACTTACCTTTCTGTATTTGACAGCCTGAATGTAGCGGATGAAGCGCAGCAAGCGCTCACACACATAGAGGACCATGGGACCGATCACCCACATCCAGGTCTATAAGGACATGGgaacacaggacatactgtatctaaGACAATTCTCTTTAAGTTATTTTTGATTGTAGGTGATATTATTACGTGTCGTTGAGGAACCTCTTACCTGTGGGAACCCCCCTGCAAACTGAGGGACGGGACACATCTTTTTCTTCCCCCAGTCTTCTATATGATCTTTACAGAAGGTGATATTATATGGTGGATTGGCGTTTGTTTGACCTCGAACTATGCGTCTGTAGGGACAATGGACATAACCATTGACTTCTAATCCAAAACAAACCTTTACTCTTAAAGGTGCACTATGTAGAAATCACTCCaacatttcctggttgcaaaaattctaaTACAGTAGTTTGCATAATTtctgtttatgtgacaaaactagcaagtatagtgtagagaatcattgcacCATCTAAACCTCTGTGAAATACCTTTTCCATAACAAAAAACATTGTATTGTACTAAACAAAAAACTAAACTTAAAAACAGGAAACATAGAAATAGTGCATATAGAACATATCTACTGCTTCTTAGctttgctttcaatgagaatgagaTTTCTAACTgccatttctatgtgaatttggtcagatATTGTAGCTTTAAAATTACTGGGAGCTGGGACTGAGAGTGCCTTACCCGGCTCCATGGATGACCAGCCCAGCAAAGAAGACAATGAAGAGGTGGTGTGTGAACCAGAAGAACTCGAAGTAGCTGCGCCTGATGACCTCCATGGACGAGGTGATCATAAGGATGAGTGCCAGCGTGATGATTACGCCCGTGATCCCTGCGATGGTGGTGAACACCAGGAGGTTCGGAGTCTGAGGCAGAAGGAGCCAATCAGAATGCACCCAAGTCATTCACATGACTTCTAGGCCTATATAAAACTTCTACAAGGACTTGTGCCATGAGTTTGTTTGGTATACCAGACATGACTAGGAAAAACCCTAATGCCCTAATTACAATAACATACAAAGAATTATAATACAGTACTGAACAAGTGATTAAAACTCCAATGGCTTGCAAGCCGTACAGTGGTTGTAGAGCGGATTGGGTTCAGGTAGGTGGTGTTGCCCGAGTCGTTAAGTCTGGACAGGGCCATGCTGAGGGCATCATACTCTCCATGCCAACTGTTGTAGTACCGCTCCACGTTCAGCAAATGGGCAATGATGTGAACCGCTGCCACAAAAcaagaggaaatagacaggttaACGTTTCATTTAGCATTAGGAATAGACTCGAGATTCCTATGTGTTCAACAGGATCATTccaccccaggaagaatagctgctgctttggcaaaaTCTAATGGGGATCTGAATAAACCACCCCCAAATTTGACATCCAGTCAGGGCAGcgcaggtaaatgagttgaactTTGGATCGGAGTCACTGCCTTGAttggatacatttacatttacatttaagtcatttagcagacgctcttatccactaCTCCATTCTATAGAAACACTATTATTTAAGAATAGAAAAGTGTAGAAATTGGCACAAAGATAATGGCACGATCTATGTTGAAATGGTTTAATCTACTTTGAACCATGTACTGGTATGGCACAGGGATAATGGTACAGGGATAACGGCACAGGGATAACGGCACAGGGATAATAACATGAAAGAAGCCGTGTCTGAATGTCGTTCTCCATTCCTCGAGCATTTCAATCTATGTTGAACCATGTACTGGTATTTAAACCGAAGCTGAGTTTTTCAATGACATCTTCAACATAGCCTGAATACTCCATCAGGCGATATCAAAAGATACTGGATGAATGTTCAAATGTTCTATTGAATGTGACAGATCTGTTTACTCGGTTCTTGTTGAGAAATACTTTGTAAGACAACCTGTGGAGGGTCTCCTTCTGGTCCTGTACCAGTCTCATTGTAATGCTGGGGGTCGCACTAACTCAGGTCTATACCGTCCGCAGACTGTTTGACGATAAGAGGCGTGTCTGTACATAAAGACACGCCCACTCCGCCACCTCACAGCCAAGAGAAAGGAAGACGAGGAGGAAGCAGAAGAGTAAATTATCTGCGTTACAAATTGCACCTTATTCCTTATCTAGAGCGTCTCCCTGGTCAGAagatattgaacctttatttaactaggtaagccAGTTAGGATTTACCTAGAGGCAGAActacatatttttaccttgtcagctcggggattcgatccagcaacctttcggttactggcacaacgctctaaccactaggctaccagccgcgcctagtagtgcactatctagggaatagggtgctatttgggacactcCTTTGCCATCTGGGCTCAACACGGTGCCTTTTAATCCCTGGGTGGTGTTCATTAGACACAGAACTAGACAACAGAAGTGACGAGAGGTTCTGCCTCCATTTGTCCAATGAGAATGTTCACTTTTGCGTTCCCGGAAAACATTTTTTCTGCCCTGTTTGTGCTTATTGGACTTATGGTCCCAGTCTGCCCCTGAGTCAGTCATCATTTACCCACAATGCATCAAGGATGTGATCCGCTCAATAGTGCACGTTGGGTTTAAATCTCTCTAGTAATTGAATTTCTATGGATCCTCCTATTTTACCAGAACAAGCCCCACCCAACCCCTAATGTCCTTCTTCTCTCATTGGTCCATGTCTTTGTGACCTGTTGTGGGTAGCCAATCACCTTTTTTTTTGGTGTTACTGAGTTTTATGTGCCAGTAAGATTCTATGCTGATATCTAGATGAACAGGTACGTTTGCGGGGGGTTTTCAatgtggggatgtgtgtgtgtgtgtgtgtgtgtgtgtgtgtgtgtgtgtgtgtgtcataaggtgaatgcaccaatttgtaagtcgctctggataagagcgtctgctaaatgacctaaatgtaaatgtaaatgtaaggccTTCAGTCTCCCCGAGGTCAGGATCTCCCCATCCAACAACCCTAGTAAGTCCATTTCCAGCTTCAGTCTCCTGGTCTTTTTCACCCCTTGACCTTAATTGTGCCCATGCCACAATAAGAAAGTGTCATATTTTGTGTTGACCAAATAACACTGGTAACAATTTCAAATAAATCTTAAACGTTTCATCATCATTGTCACCTAAAATCTAACTTTGTTTACGAGTAGATTACTTATCAGTGCATGAGAAAGTAAAGGCTTCAGGCTAGGGTTTTCCGCTGGTTATCTGACAAGGAAGCAAGCGTCGCATACCTGTCATCAGGCCAATCATGTAGGCCACCAGCTTGTGGAAACTGATATTTTTGTCCAGCTGTTTCCTCAAAGTTCGCCCACAGCACTGAAACAGCAACACAAGGAAGTTCAAGACAAATTAGGAGGATGACAATGAAAGTCAATTAAAAGCCATGAACCTTTAATATATTGGCAAAGCACTTCAATCATACAAGTCCGTTCCGTTATAGTTATCATCAGACAATATGAGTATACAGTAATGTACAGAGGAATGTTTGCTACAAGATGCTGTGATGACAAATTAGACAATAATTGCATGACCCCTTGGCTAAACCCTGAGGATTAGTTTTACCACGAAGGAGCCGCGGACAAGAGACAGCAGGTTCCGACACACAGGCAGCAGAATCAGCAGGCAGTTGAAGTTGAGGACGGCTGCAGGGGCTCTGGCCCACGCCAATACAGACTGAAAGCCCAAGGACACCCATGTCAACCTCTGCAGTGTGTTATCCTATACATACCCTCTGTGACATCTGTCCTATCATAAGGAATGGTGTAAACTACTAAATAGAAACAAATTCAACAGACAAAGTCGGATACTTCATACTTGTCCTATTTAAATCATAGGAATGCATTATTAATTGAGCATTTACGGTATACTATGTTTATACTACCCAAGGCCTAAATATTATGGTAAGACTCACCCCTAAAAGGTGTCGCGTGTAGAAAAACCGATCCCCCAAGTCGTACAAGAAGTAGAACCAGACGAAAATGAATATGTTGATGTAAATCCAGCCAGGAAAATATGACCTAAACAGCAGGATTGGGAATATTGTAGTCTTCTATTTATTACTCTTAAAAATAACATGCATTCCTCTCAAAATAACATATCTTGCCGTTGTCTAGACTTGACAGTTCATGCAGCTTTAGTATTCTGATCATAGTTCTGCCTTTACAAAAAAAGAatgcagtcagagtgcagtataactgcagtacaacTGGAGAAAAGGTGCAGTCGAACTGCAGTATGTTCCAAATACTGCGTCCaaaataacacttttttttaCTACAGTAATTTTGCAGAGTAACTGCAGTTACATTTCAGTTATTCTGCAATGTATttatattacctttatttaactagggaagtcagttaagaacaaattcttatttacaatgacggcctaccccggatgactctgggctaattgtgcgccgcactatgggactcccaatcacggccggatgtgatgcagcctggattcgaaccagggactacagtgacgcctcttgcactgagatgcagtgcatttAGACCGCTGCAATTACTGcgtccgaaataccacagtcgactACAGTTTAATAAAAACGGTAATCTTTTTTTGTAAGGGTGATCATGGAATTCCCGAACGAGTCATGCACGGACACGACATTTTACATTTTGTCTAccctgtccagtgtgtgtccggATTCCCGCGCTATTTTCAAATGACAGTATGCGCTCTACGAACAGTGGAATAGGCTAAAtacgacaacacaacaacaactggTGGCAGTAACTACCTCTGTAGCTAGCCAGCAAGCAACGCTAACGCGATTGCAAACGGGTTAGCGTAACTCTAGCCAAACCAAACATATAAGCTAGCGTGTATGAGGCCAGTAGACACGTGCCTTCACACGCTAGGAACGTTTTTCCTCCAACTTAATAATAAAAAGCTGCCTCTCGGTCCAAAACGCAAGTTTTCTGGAGCCTTGGGGGAGGATAGGTGATGAGCTCGCCCAATGTATGCCCTTTCGGTAGCTTGATTGCGTTCAGACTAAGGAGAAATGCGCACACATCCCTGACCACCCCGTGAAGTGGTCAGCCAGATCTGTACAATATCAGACCACGAAGCGAATAGACCCGTCTTTTCAATGCAATCTTCATATTCTGGTAGCAGAAGTCGCATGCAAGTGTCAAGTATAGACACGACCTTTTGGGGTTTCAGTAAAGCTAACCAAGTTATCATATTTTGCGCATTTGGAGAGATATTACGCATCTGGGGCATCACTCAAATGCGCTTTGGCTGTCCTTAAAAGCCCAAATACATGTATCGCGTTCACTCAAATTATACATTGACTATAGCCTACATTATCCAATATGATTAAGGTAATACATCATATTCTTACCAGTATGAAGTATGTCAGTCCAT
This window of the Oncorhynchus keta strain PuntledgeMale-10-30-2019 chromosome 4, Oket_V2, whole genome shotgun sequence genome carries:
- the LOC118384024 gene encoding cytochrome b-245 heavy chain-like, which gives rise to MGNWIINHGLTYFILKTTIFPILLFRSYFPGWIYINIFIFVWFYFLYDLGDRFFYTRHLLGSVLAWARAPAAVLNFNCLLILLPVCRNLLSLVRGSFVCCGRTLRKQLDKNISFHKLVAYMIGLMTAVHIIAHLLNVERYYNSWHGEYDALSMALSRLNDSGNTTYLNPIRSTTTTPNLLVFTTIAGITGVIITLALILMITSSMEVIRRSYFEFFWFTHHLFIVFFAGLVIHGAGRIVRGQTNANPPYNITFCKDHIEDWGKKKMCPVPQFAGGFPQTWMWVIGPMVLYVCERLLRFIRYIQAVKYRKIVIRPSKVLELQLVKNGFKMDVGQYVFLNCPAISQLEWHPFTMTSAPEEDFFSVHIRSVGDWTQKLISIVEQLPEGAQGPNEDVFDYEVAMLVGAGIGVTPFASILKSIWYKFKDSNPKLRTRKIYFYWLCRETHAFEWFADLLQVLEREMEERGMGDFLTYKLYLTGWDQSHATHVMVHVDADTDVVTGLKQKTNYGRPNWDKEFEQVCQENPTSVVGTFLCGPVVLATVLSKKCVKYTDVDPRKTKFYVNKENF